In a genomic window of Sutcliffiella sp. FSL R7-0096:
- a CDS encoding HPr family phosphocarrier protein has translation MVQKQVDVRLKTGLQARPAALFVQEANRFSSEVFLEKDGKKVNAKSIMGLMSLAISSGTTITLIADGHDEEDAIAALTEYVQQEN, from the coding sequence ATGGTACAAAAACAAGTGGATGTACGTTTGAAAACGGGCTTACAAGCACGTCCGGCTGCCCTTTTCGTACAAGAAGCAAACCGCTTCTCAAGCGAGGTTTTTCTAGAAAAAGACGGCAAGAAAGTAAATGCGAAAAGCATCATGGGCCTAATGAGCCTTGCAATCAGCTCCGGAACAACGATTACGCTAATCGCTGACGGTCACGATGAAGAGGATGCAATTGCGGCATTAACAGAATACGTTCAGCAAGAGAACTAA
- a CDS encoding 8-oxo-dGTP diphosphatase produces MQRVTNCVLVKDDQVLLLQKPRRGWWVAPGGKMEHGESVKDTVVREYREETGIYLKNPALKGVFTFVIKEGKDIVSEWMMFTFLATEYDGQNVKESEEGKIEWHKQEDIATLPMAPGDFHILDYLIKGSGMIFGTFTYTPDFELLSYRLDPN; encoded by the coding sequence ATGCAAAGAGTAACAAATTGTGTGTTAGTGAAAGATGACCAAGTGCTACTGTTGCAAAAGCCACGTCGTGGGTGGTGGGTTGCACCTGGTGGAAAAATGGAGCACGGAGAATCGGTGAAAGATACCGTGGTGCGTGAGTATCGTGAAGAAACAGGCATCTACTTAAAAAATCCTGCCCTTAAGGGTGTTTTTACATTTGTGATAAAAGAGGGAAAGGACATCGTGTCCGAATGGATGATGTTCACCTTCCTTGCGACGGAGTATGACGGACAGAATGTGAAGGAATCAGAAGAAGGGAAAATCGAATGGCATAAGCAGGAGGATATTGCAACACTTCCAATGGCGCCAGGGGATTTTCACATACTCGATTATCTCATTAAAGGTTCTGGCATGATTTTCGGTACGTTCACTTACACGCCGGATTTCGAATTGTTGTCCTACCGTCTGGATCCAAACTGA
- the trxB gene encoding thioredoxin-disulfide reductase: protein MTEEKIYDVIIIGAGPAGMTSAVYTSRANLSTLMIERGMPGGQMANTEEVENYPGFDHILGPELSTKMFEHAKKFGAEYAYGDVKEVIDGKEYKTVNAGSKSYKGRTVIIASGAEYKKIGAPGEKELGGRGVSYCAVCDGAFFKNKELVVVGGGDSAVEEGVYLTRFASKVTIVHRRDELRAQKILQQRAFDNDKIDFIWSNTIKEINEKDGKVGSVTLVSTKDGEEQEFQTDGVFIYVGMLPLTKPFLNLGITNDMGYIETNERMETKIPGIFAAGDIREKTLRQIVTATGDGSIAAQSAQHYVEELVEELKANTAK from the coding sequence ATGACAGAGGAAAAAATTTATGATGTGATCATTATTGGAGCAGGACCTGCGGGGATGACTTCTGCAGTTTACACATCCCGTGCTAATTTGAGCACGTTGATGATCGAGCGCGGAATGCCGGGTGGACAGATGGCAAACACAGAGGAAGTCGAGAACTACCCTGGCTTTGACCATATCCTTGGACCTGAGCTATCCACTAAAATGTTCGAGCATGCGAAGAAGTTTGGTGCCGAATATGCATATGGTGATGTGAAAGAAGTTATTGATGGAAAAGAATATAAAACAGTGAACGCTGGCAGTAAATCTTATAAAGGACGTACAGTAATCATAGCAAGTGGTGCCGAGTACAAAAAAATCGGTGCCCCTGGTGAGAAAGAGCTTGGCGGACGCGGAGTTTCCTACTGTGCGGTTTGTGATGGCGCGTTCTTTAAAAATAAAGAATTGGTGGTTGTTGGTGGAGGGGACTCTGCTGTGGAAGAGGGCGTGTACCTGACTCGCTTTGCATCCAAAGTGACGATAGTTCACCGTCGTGATGAGCTTCGTGCACAGAAAATCCTTCAACAGCGTGCATTTGACAACGACAAGATCGATTTCATCTGGAGCAACACCATCAAAGAAATCAACGAAAAGGACGGCAAGGTTGGCAGTGTGACGCTTGTGAGCACGAAGGATGGAGAAGAGCAGGAGTTCCAAACAGATGGTGTGTTCATCTATGTGGGAATGCTACCATTGACAAAACCATTCTTGAACCTTGGAATTACAAATGACATGGGTTATATCGAAACAAATGAGCGAATGGAAACGAAAATTCCTGGAATCTTTGCGGCTGGTGATATCCGCGAGAAAACGTTACGTCAGATTGTAACGGCAACAGGTGACGGAAGTATCGCTGCACAAAGTGCCCAACACTATGTGGAAGAGCTTGTGGAGGAGTTAAAGGCAAACACAGCAAAATAA
- a CDS encoding YvcK family protein, which produces MKRQKVPKIVIIGGGTGLPVLLRGLKHYDVDITAVVTVADDGGSSGRLRDELHIPPPGDVRNVLAALSDVEPLIEDLFQHRFATGNGLSGHSLGNLLLAAMTTITGDFVHAIREMSKVLNVRGKVLPAANQSVVLHAEMVDGSIVTGESKIPAHGQKIKRVFLTPENVEPLQESVEEIEKADLIIVGPGSLYTSILPNLLVPKIGEAVCNAHAKKVYICNVMTQAGETLEYTASDHVKALYDHLGCSFMDTILVNEEGIPEEIAMRYKKESATPVVYDIAALSNLGLEIVHDKIIRYEDGVIRHDTQKVAALLYSMIKKDE; this is translated from the coding sequence ATGAAACGTCAAAAGGTACCCAAAATTGTCATTATCGGAGGCGGAACGGGGCTTCCTGTTCTGCTCCGAGGATTAAAGCATTATGATGTGGATATCACAGCAGTGGTAACGGTCGCCGATGATGGCGGAAGCTCTGGAAGATTGCGTGATGAGCTGCACATACCTCCACCGGGGGATGTCCGCAATGTCTTGGCGGCGTTATCGGATGTGGAACCACTAATCGAGGATTTGTTTCAGCATCGCTTTGCAACCGGAAACGGGTTATCCGGTCATTCACTGGGTAATCTGCTCCTTGCTGCCATGACTACGATTACAGGCGACTTTGTCCATGCCATTCGTGAAATGAGCAAAGTATTGAATGTCAGAGGAAAGGTTCTCCCTGCTGCAAATCAAAGCGTTGTTTTACATGCGGAGATGGTGGATGGTTCCATCGTTACAGGAGAATCGAAAATCCCCGCTCATGGGCAAAAAATCAAACGGGTATTCCTAACACCAGAGAACGTCGAGCCCTTGCAGGAATCGGTTGAGGAAATAGAGAAGGCTGATCTCATCATTGTAGGTCCTGGAAGCCTTTACACCAGCATCCTGCCAAACCTCCTTGTCCCAAAGATCGGCGAGGCGGTGTGCAACGCGCATGCCAAAAAGGTGTATATCTGCAATGTCATGACACAGGCTGGCGAAACGTTGGAATACACGGCAAGCGACCATGTCAAGGCACTTTATGACCACCTTGGCTGCAGCTTCATGGATACGATCCTGGTAAATGAGGAAGGTATTCCTGAGGAGATCGCCATGCGTTATAAAAAAGAATCGGCAACACCGGTCGTGTACGATATCGCGGCCTTGTCAAACCTTGGGCTAGAGATTGTGCATGACAAAATCATTCGCTACGAGGACGGGGTCATTCGTCATGACACCCAAAAAGTGGCAGCGCTTTTATATTCAATGATCAAAAAAGACGAATAG
- a CDS encoding tetratricopeptide repeat protein, whose product MGKNPNMKQVAKIIPFAQNGDYFFQKGIRAYRKRDLYKARKWLQRAEAMKPSDASIMCQLAIVLTELGDYQRSNELLEEIIGDLAPDMHDCHYFLANNYAYLGLFQEARKHAEEYLTMEPDGEFVEDTEDLIDLLEIETDEPEDYVEGQDHLIVMQENARGLLEKGELDEALALLEQIIEEYPQFWSAYNNLALAYFYKGNLSEARDVLEEVLEKNPGNLHALCNLLVFFHYENNVKEMNELATRLEKVTPILVEHRYKLGATFGLIGRYELSFKWLRSLQKNGFQGDGTFYFWLANAAYQTERFTTAEQAWAKVLELNPEKAGTEPWNHVEDKTVEEEEAEQLFHIFQSSFSSKTTVKNVLEQSFVTSSVREFAMFALLNRKDVPVNVVNGYEIAKLLKKKQVDSTVKEWFDLYARASKEAVTFTNAPAWAGAFAYVWSKGNGYAVTQKELVETYEVSESTLRKYIKRVEELVATLS is encoded by the coding sequence ATGGGAAAAAATCCGAATATGAAACAAGTTGCGAAGATCATCCCATTTGCGCAGAATGGCGATTATTTTTTTCAAAAGGGCATCCGCGCTTATAGAAAGCGGGATTTATATAAGGCAAGAAAATGGCTGCAGCGTGCGGAGGCGATGAAGCCGAGTGATGCATCCATTATGTGTCAACTGGCGATTGTTTTAACCGAGCTTGGCGATTATCAGCGTTCGAATGAACTTTTAGAGGAAATTATAGGAGATTTGGCTCCCGATATGCACGACTGCCATTACTTTTTGGCGAACAATTATGCGTATTTGGGATTGTTCCAGGAGGCTAGGAAGCATGCCGAGGAATATTTGACGATGGAGCCGGACGGGGAGTTCGTGGAGGATACGGAAGATTTGATAGATCTTTTGGAAATCGAGACGGACGAACCGGAGGATTATGTGGAGGGTCAGGATCACCTTATTGTCATGCAGGAAAATGCCAGAGGTTTGCTTGAGAAAGGTGAGCTTGATGAAGCGTTGGCATTACTCGAGCAAATCATTGAAGAGTATCCGCAATTCTGGTCGGCATACAATAACTTGGCATTGGCCTACTTCTACAAGGGGAATCTTTCAGAGGCGCGCGATGTGCTGGAGGAAGTGCTGGAAAAGAATCCAGGCAACCTGCATGCGCTATGCAACCTGCTTGTCTTTTTCCATTACGAGAATAATGTGAAGGAAATGAATGAGCTTGCAACCCGCCTTGAAAAGGTGACACCGATTCTAGTGGAACATCGTTATAAGCTTGGCGCGACTTTTGGGCTGATCGGACGTTACGAACTGTCCTTCAAGTGGTTGCGTTCTCTGCAGAAGAACGGTTTTCAAGGAGATGGTACGTTTTATTTCTGGCTGGCTAATGCAGCCTATCAGACGGAACGATTTACGACCGCAGAGCAGGCATGGGCGAAAGTGCTTGAGTTGAACCCTGAAAAGGCCGGCACGGAGCCATGGAACCATGTAGAAGATAAAACGGTCGAGGAAGAAGAAGCCGAACAGCTCTTCCACATCTTCCAATCGAGCTTCTCAAGTAAGACAACGGTCAAAAATGTACTTGAGCAATCCTTTGTCACATCTTCTGTACGCGAATTTGCCATGTTTGCCTTATTGAATCGTAAGGATGTACCGGTCAATGTGGTCAATGGGTATGAAATTGCAAAACTTTTAAAAAAGAAACAGGTCGATTCGACCGTAAAAGAATGGTTTGACCTTTATGCACGCGCATCGAAGGAAGCCGTTACTTTCACGAATGCACCTGCTTGGGCTGGGGCTTTTGCCTATGTCTGGAGCAAAGGGAATGGTTATGCAGTGACTCAAAAAGAGTTGGTGGAAACATATGAGGTTTCTGAAAGTACTTTAAGGAAATACATCAAAAGAGTAGAGGAATTGGTTGCTACTTTATCTTAA
- the whiA gene encoding DNA-binding protein WhiA: MSYASETKKELTTIETKDCCVKAELAALIRMNGSLSFSNRKLILDIQTENAAIARRIYTLTKRIYDVRVELLVRKKMRLKKNNVYIVRYAEQAHYILDELKILKDGFTFVRDISEELIAKKCCKRSYLRGAFLAGGSVNNPETSSYHLEIFSLYHEHNESLCELMNMFHLNSKTLERKKGYITYLKEAEKIAEFLSIIGAHQALLKFEDIRIVRDMRNSVNRLVNCETANLNKTIGAAIRQVENIRFIDSTVGLGILPDKLREIAELRVTYQDVTLKELGEMVSSGTISKSGINHRLRKIDEIADKLRAGESVK; the protein is encoded by the coding sequence ATGTCCTACGCTTCTGAAACAAAAAAAGAACTGACCACCATAGAAACGAAAGACTGTTGCGTAAAGGCAGAGCTTGCGGCACTTATCAGGATGAACGGATCGCTGTCCTTTTCCAATCGGAAACTGATTTTGGATATCCAAACTGAAAATGCTGCGATTGCCCGCAGAATCTATACGCTGACAAAAAGGATATACGATGTGCGTGTCGAATTGCTTGTACGTAAGAAAATGAGATTGAAAAAGAATAACGTCTACATCGTACGGTATGCAGAGCAGGCCCATTATATTTTGGATGAATTGAAAATATTGAAGGACGGCTTCACATTTGTCCGTGATATTTCAGAGGAACTGATTGCCAAAAAATGTTGCAAACGCTCCTATTTGCGCGGAGCCTTTTTAGCAGGAGGCTCTGTCAACAATCCGGAGACGTCCTCTTATCATCTCGAGATTTTCTCGCTCTATCATGAACACAATGAATCTTTGTGCGAGCTCATGAATATGTTTCACTTAAACAGTAAAACGCTGGAGCGTAAGAAGGGGTATATCACGTACCTGAAAGAGGCGGAGAAGATTGCGGAATTTCTGAGTATCATTGGCGCACATCAGGCGTTGCTGAAATTCGAGGATATTAGGATTGTGCGAGACATGCGGAATTCAGTCAACCGATTGGTAAACTGTGAAACAGCCAATCTTAATAAAACAATCGGTGCAGCCATCCGGCAGGTAGAAAACATCCGTTTTATTGACAGCACGGTCGGGCTTGGGATTCTACCTGACAAGCTTCGCGAAATAGCAGAGCTGCGTGTCACCTATCAGGATGTGACCTTGAAGGAGCTTGGCGAGATGGTATCAAGTGGGACCATCAGCAAATCCGGCATTAATCACCGACTACGGAAAATAGATGAAATTGCCGATAAATTACGTGCAGGGGAATCTGTTAAATAA
- the hisIE gene encoding bifunctional phosphoribosyl-AMP cyclohydrolase/phosphoribosyl-ATP diphosphatase HisIE, whose product MINLEAVRFDEKGLVPAIVQDVSSKEVLTLAYMNGESLVKTIETRETWFWSRSRAELWHKGATSGNTQRVVEMRYDCDQDAVLVLVEPNGPACHKGESTCFHEVVLVDGASAGSGADVERADSASSILGRLESLIASRAMEKPEGSYTTYLFEEGVDKILKKVGEEAAEVIIAAKNRDRGELTWEVADLFFHVMVLLREQDVNLDEVLAVLEERHAKKPGGAEK is encoded by the coding sequence ATGATCAATCTTGAAGCGGTTAGGTTTGACGAAAAAGGACTTGTCCCGGCAATTGTGCAAGATGTTTCTAGTAAGGAAGTGTTGACACTTGCTTATATGAACGGTGAATCGCTCGTGAAAACGATAGAAACCCGGGAGACTTGGTTCTGGAGCCGGTCACGTGCAGAACTTTGGCATAAGGGAGCGACTTCCGGCAATACACAGCGAGTGGTAGAGATGCGCTATGACTGCGATCAGGATGCGGTACTTGTGTTGGTGGAGCCAAATGGACCGGCGTGTCATAAGGGAGAGTCGACCTGTTTTCATGAGGTGGTGCTGGTTGATGGGGCTAGTGCTGGTAGTGGAGCAGACGTTGAGAGGGCCGATTCTGCATCTTCCATTTTGGGGCGTTTGGAGTCTTTGATTGCCTCGCGTGCTATGGAAAAACCAGAAGGATCTTATACCACCTACCTTTTTGAAGAGGGTGTGGATAAGATTTTGAAGAAGGTTGGCGAGGAAGCGGCGGAAGTGATCATTGCCGCGAAGAATCGTGACCGCGGGGAGCTGACTTGGGAGGTTGCCGACCTATTTTTCCATGTGATGGTGCTGTTGCGAGAACAGGACGTAAATTTGGATGAGGTTTTGGCGGTTCTGGAAGAGCGTCATGCGAAAAAGCCTGGAGGAGCGGAGAAATAA
- the rapZ gene encoding RNase adapter RapZ yields the protein MSTGTSSDVELVIITGMSGAGKTVTIQSLEDLGFFCVDNLPPTLLPKFLELMEESGNKMNKVALVMDLRGREFFDSLFEALDDISELSWVTPQILFLDAKDSVLVSRYKETRRSHPLAKSGLPLEGIEHERELLEELKGRAQLILDTSNLKPRELREKILKQFATHSKQTFKLNVVSFGFKYGLPIDADLVFDVRFLPNPHYIDHMRPMTGLDEEVSSYVLKWTETQKFIEKLGDLLSFMLPYYKREGKSQLVLAIGCTGGQHRSVTLAEYFAKHFKDEYDTLLTHRDIEKRKGKH from the coding sequence ATGAGTACAGGTACGAGCAGTGATGTGGAATTGGTGATTATCACTGGGATGAGCGGAGCGGGGAAAACCGTCACTATCCAAAGCTTGGAGGATCTTGGCTTTTTCTGTGTCGATAATCTACCTCCGACCCTGCTTCCGAAGTTTTTGGAGCTGATGGAAGAGTCGGGCAATAAAATGAATAAAGTGGCATTGGTAATGGACCTGCGTGGACGCGAGTTTTTCGACAGCCTGTTTGAAGCGCTGGATGACATTTCGGAATTATCATGGGTAACACCGCAGATTCTATTCCTTGATGCGAAGGATTCTGTTCTTGTTAGCCGTTATAAGGAAACAAGAAGATCACATCCATTAGCAAAATCGGGCTTGCCGCTTGAAGGGATCGAGCATGAGCGTGAGCTACTGGAAGAATTGAAGGGCCGTGCCCAACTGATCTTGGATACTTCCAACCTAAAACCGCGTGAACTCAGAGAGAAAATCCTCAAACAATTTGCTACACACTCCAAACAGACTTTCAAATTGAATGTTGTTTCCTTCGGGTTCAAGTACGGACTTCCTATTGATGCAGACCTTGTTTTTGATGTACGCTTCTTGCCAAACCCTCATTATATTGATCATATGAGACCGATGACAGGACTTGACGAAGAGGTTTCCTCCTATGTATTGAAATGGACGGAAACGCAGAAGTTCATTGAAAAGCTGGGAGATTTGTTGAGCTTTATGCTTCCATATTACAAGCGGGAAGGGAAGAGCCAGCTTGTGCTTGCCATTGGATGTACGGGAGGGCAGCACCGTTCCGTGACATTGGCAGAGTATTTTGCGAAGCATTTTAAGGATGAATATGATACACTCCTTACACATCGTGATATTGAGAAACGAAAGGGTAAACACTGA